A stretch of DNA from Syntrophomonadaceae bacterium:
GTCCTGGAAACGAACCCGCGACCGCTACATTAAGGCTCACCCTCTTTGTGAGGAGTGCAAGAAGCAAGGCAAGCTCACTGTCGCTGAAGAGGTACACCACATCCTCCCGCTTTCCAAAGGAGGCGGCAACGATACTGATAACCTCATGGCTCTATGCAAATCCTGTCACTCCGGTATCACAGCCAAGAGCGGTGACCGGTGGGGGCGGTCAAATCCCTAAAACTTTTTCAAGCGGACAGCGGCGCGGGGCTTCGTGTGAATTTCTCAGAAATCAAAAATCAAAAAATCAAAACGGAAATCAAAATCAAAGCGAGGTGACGCTCATGCCCAGCGGAGGCTATCGTCCGGGGGCAGGTCGCCCTCGGAAAAATATAGGCGACAAGAAACTCGAAGGCAAGCCCACCAATACGGATGGCGCGGGTCAGCCAAAGCCTAAAAAGGTAAATTCCAAAAATGTGATGGCGGACTACTTCTCGATGGCGATGAAGGAGTGCGAAAAGGAAGTGCCGTCTGCGGATGTCCTTCGTGCCGAGATTGAGGAATACATTACGGCTCGGGGCTGTGACGGTTATGTCGCGCCGCAGACGATTACGGATTATGTGCTAAACAGGCAGGGTTTCCTCGCCTGTGAAGCTATGAATCGTAAAATCGGGCGCATGACCAAGGAACTGAAGCTGTCGCCCTACGTC
This window harbors:
- a CDS encoding HNH endonuclease; the protein is MPYKPKRPCAYPGCGRLADSEQYCAEHKKVVTNRYNRYERDPASNKRYGRSWKRTRDRYIKAHPLCEECKKQGKLTVAEEVHHILPLSKGGGNDTDNLMALCKSCHSGITAKSGDRWGRSNP